TAATTTTCCCCCACCTTTGAGTGACCAGTGGCGGAAATGACCATTCGGTTATTCAGTCAGCTTTTGTTTAGCAAGCCACTCCTTCGTTTCTTTCATGCGGTACGAATTCCCGTTCATGTTCACGAGGTACGACTGATGCGTCAACCGATCGATCATTGCAGCAGTCATGACGGGATCCTGAAAGATTTCACCCCATCGCTCAAACGACAGGTTGGTCGTAATGATCGTTGACTTCCGTCCCACACGGAGTGACAGATGGGTGAATAATAGCTCGGCACCCTCTTTGTCAAAGGAGATGTATCCCATCTCATCTGCGATCACCAGATCATACTTCTCGAACCGATTCTGAAACACGCGCAGCGTTTGCTCCGACCGGCACTCCTTGATGCGGTTGACAAGCAGAGGCACAGTTGTAAACCACACTTTGTAACCTTCCAGGCAGGCTTTTATGCCCAAGCCAATGGCCATATGGGTTTTTCCCGTCCCCGGGTTTCCCGCCAAAATCACGTTGCGTCCTTCCCGGATAAAATCCAGTGTTTTCAACAGTTTGAGTTTCTTTTGGGCATCTTCCGGCAAATCTCCGACGACCAGGTCTTCAAGATATTTCTTGTGCGTAAATTCCGCCAGGCGAATCCGGTTGTACCGCGAAGCTTCCCGCCGGGCATCGCATTCCTTCTGCAGCAGATGAGCCAGAAATTCTTCGTAGCTCACATCCCGCTGCATGGCCTCCTGGACATGCTCGTCGATGTGTTTGCGGATCATCGGCAGTTTCAATTCCTTACTGTATTCGATGACCGCTTCCTTCCATGCTTGGCGCGGCGATGGGCTCATGCAATGGCCTCCTTCGATCCCAGGGTATGGGTTTGAAACAGTTCGTCGTACATGCATAAATGCTGCTTCGCCTGCTCGGCAATCTCCTGTGCAGTCTGCGATAGCGGCTCGGCAGAAGGAAGCACTTCCCGGTGCTTGGCGCACAGCACCTTGATTTTGTCCGTCGTCACATGGCTTGGATGAATGCAACACAGCTCATCGATGGCCCGTTCCACCTCCACGAACGTTGCACCGTCACGAA
This window of the Bacillus thermozeamaize genome carries:
- a CDS encoding AAA family ATPase, with the translated sequence MSPSPRQAWKEAVIEYSKELKLPMIRKHIDEHVQEAMQRDVSYEEFLAHLLQKECDARREASRYNRIRLAEFTHKKYLEDLVVGDLPEDAQKKLKLLKTLDFIREGRNVILAGNPGTGKTHMAIGLGIKACLEGYKVWFTTVPLLVNRIKECRSEQTLRVFQNRFEKYDLVIADEMGYISFDKEGAELLFTHLSLRVGRKSTIITTNLSFERWGEIFQDPVMTAAMIDRLTHQSYLVNMNGNSYRMKETKEWLAKQKLTE